One Malus domestica chromosome 11, GDT2T_hap1 genomic region harbors:
- the LOC139189457 gene encoding uncharacterized protein has product MLHVSLLAETDQVIHCQIQVIDTGHNFFATFVYGSNDDTLRRSLWANLCSFGYSIGDSPWISLGDFNVVRFTGEIDGGLNIRSNAVIEFGECLLDVGLDDLRYYGQLLTWCNRQFNGMVIHRKLDGVLVNSAWLSLYPCSSAMFLPPGASDHCPGVVFVGTSQTHRKSPFKFFNFYADHENFLHIVAHAFNTPIQGCHQFQVAKKLKLVKVELKRLNCDPSHHASFAVKNAKISLDNCQENLASTPTNLSLVDLEQSLLKNYSDCLVREESFVKQKSHVHWMACGDRNTAFFYNSIKKRANRNRIASICRSDGSVTSVLLIKSKLSFLTLLVMLSLPLLVDGVLGIIFCLYRSFFEVII; this is encoded by the coding sequence ATGCTTCATGTTTCCCTCTTGGCTGAGACGGATCAAGTTATTCATTGTCAGATTCAAGTTATTGATACCGGCCATAATTTCTTTGCCACTTTTGTTTACGGCTCTAATGACGACACTCTCCGTAGGTCTCTTTGGGCAAACCTTTGCTCCTTTGGGTACTCCATTGGGGATAGTCCTTGGATTAGTCTTGGTGACTTTAATGTTGTTCGGTTCACTGGTGAAATTGATGGGGGCTTAAATATTAGGTCTAATGCTGTCATTGAGTTTGGTGAATGTTTACTTGATGTTGGGCTTGACGATTTGAGATACTATGGTCAGCTCCTTACTTGGTGTAATAGGCAGTTTAATGGCATGGTTATCCACCGCAAATTGGATGGTGTCCTTGTAAACAGTGCTTGGTTATCTTTATACCCCTGCAGCTCCGCCATGTTTCTTCCTCCTGGTGCCTCTGATCACTGCCCTGGGGTGGTCTTTGTGGGTACCTCCCAAACTCATAGAAAGTCTCCTTTtaaattcttcaatttctaTGCTGATCATGAGAATTTTCTACATATTGTTGCCCATGCTTTTAACACTCCTATACAAGGTTGTCATCAATTCCAGGTTGCTAAAAAGCTTAAGCTTGTTAAAGTTGAGTTGAAAAGGCTCAATTGTGACCCTTCCCATCATGCTTCCTTTGCGGTTAAGAATGCTAAGATTTCCCTTGATAATTGCCAAGAAAATTTAGCTTCTACGCCCACCAACTTGTCTTTGGTTGATCTAGAGCAAAGCTTATTGAAGAACTACTCTGATTGCCTTGTGAGGGAGGAGAGCTTTGTCAAGCAAAAATCTCATGTTCATTGGATGGCCTGTGGCGATAGGAACACTGCTTTCTTTTACAATTCTATTAAGAAACGTGCTAATCGGAACCGTATTGCCTCTATTTGCAGAAGTGATGGGTCTGTTACATCTGTTTTGCTAATAAAATCAAAGTTGTCCTTCCTAACATTATTAGTGATGCTCAGTCTGCCTTTGTTGGTGGACGGCGTATTGGGGATAATATTTTGCTTGTACAGGAGCTTTTTCGAGGTTATCATCTGA